A genomic segment from Bacteroidia bacterium encodes:
- a CDS encoding aldo/keto reductase: MKHLKIQGKTIPALGFGTFELTGEECRKGVRDAIEIGYRHIDTARDYRNEQEVAQGIKDTGIDREKLWVTTKVWRDHLDKKNVRKEAEESLRKLNTEYIDLLLIHWPNSDFPLEQTLEEMFRLQEEGKTRTTGVSNFPTQLLKKALQAGPILTNQVEYHPYLGQQKLLNLIREHEMMLTAYSPVAQGAILDDQVLKEISEAYDKNPAQVALRWLMQQENVAAIPRSSSHKHRKQNFDIFDFELTREEMDWISSISRGERFVNPPFAPDWD; the protein is encoded by the coding sequence ATGAAGCATCTGAAAATCCAGGGTAAAACGATACCGGCACTCGGTTTTGGCACTTTTGAACTAACAGGAGAGGAATGCAGGAAAGGAGTGCGGGATGCGATTGAAATTGGCTACAGGCACATTGACACAGCACGGGATTACCGCAACGAGCAGGAAGTGGCTCAGGGAATAAAAGATACGGGCATTGACCGGGAAAAGCTGTGGGTCACCACCAAAGTCTGGCGCGACCACCTAGACAAAAAGAACGTCCGCAAAGAAGCCGAGGAGAGTTTGCGCAAGCTGAACACGGAGTATATCGACCTGCTGCTGATACACTGGCCCAATTCCGATTTTCCGCTTGAGCAAACACTGGAAGAAATGTTTCGCCTGCAGGAGGAAGGAAAAACCCGCACTACGGGTGTGAGTAATTTTCCAACTCAATTGCTCAAAAAAGCGCTGCAAGCCGGCCCTATCCTGACGAACCAGGTGGAGTACCATCCCTATCTTGGCCAGCAAAAGCTCCTGAATCTGATCCGGGAACATGAAATGATGCTTACAGCTTACAGTCCCGTGGCGCAAGGAGCGATATTGGATGATCAGGTGCTGAAGGAAATTTCCGAAGCGTATGATAAGAATCCTGCGCAGGTAGCCCTTCGCTGGCTGATGCAACAGGAAAACGTGGCGGCCATTCCCAGGTCATCAAGCCACAAACACCGTAAGCAGAATTTCGACATTTTCGACTTTGAACTCACTCGCGAGGAAATGGACTGGATCTCAAGCATCAGCAGAGGAGAACGCTTCGTTAACCCTCCATTTGCACCAGACTGGGACTGA
- a CDS encoding YceI family protein codes for MKRSTYFLILILSAVSAVAFLPHRTYHLQPETEFRITGTSSLHDWEITTDKASGSSSMHLNGNQITDVSSLQFTIPAKSFKSGKKAMDENTYKALKASEFPNIKFSISNVKIAQKEGNEASFSGNGNLTVAGVSQVVQIDATGRVDGGKIYFEGKKDLKLTDFNIDPPTAMLGTIKTGNEITIHYKAVF; via the coding sequence ATGAAAAGATCAACTTATTTCTTAATATTAATTCTATCAGCAGTGAGTGCTGTGGCTTTCCTGCCGCACAGAACCTACCATTTGCAACCCGAAACAGAGTTCAGGATAACGGGTACTTCCAGCCTACATGATTGGGAAATTACGACTGACAAAGCCTCTGGCTCTTCGTCCATGCATTTGAATGGTAACCAGATCACCGATGTGAGCAGCCTGCAGTTTACAATTCCGGCAAAGAGTTTTAAAAGCGGCAAAAAGGCAATGGATGAAAATACCTACAAGGCGCTGAAAGCTTCTGAATTTCCAAATATTAAATTCAGCATAAGCAATGTAAAGATCGCCCAGAAAGAGGGAAATGAAGCATCATTCAGTGGAAATGGCAACCTCACAGTAGCCGGGGTTAGCCAGGTAGTACAAATAGATGCTACCGGCCGGGTGGATGGAGGGAAGATATATTTTGAAGGCAAGAAGGATCTCAAACTGACGGACTTCAATATTGATCCACCCACGGCCATGCTGGGAACAATCAAAACCGGTAATGAAATAACTATTCATTATAAAGCGGTTTTTTGA
- a CDS encoding YceI family protein — translation MKSVLKYQIWFFVVLVFPGLTGASKTELEAVDVEVVVKGYSTINEWKMISKEATGRLNLDKENGGLRGLRLQLPVKSLKSGTSAMERDAYRALKAEEFPEIFFSLSEIQTRETTGLITRFEAVGELTLAGVKRIVPVNATSQNMDEKLVIKGNTQIKLSNFEVTPPSAMFGLIKSGDEVSVEFQMVF, via the coding sequence ATGAAAAGTGTTTTAAAATACCAGATTTGGTTCTTTGTGGTTTTGGTATTTCCGGGACTTACCGGAGCTTCCAAAACTGAACTGGAGGCTGTGGATGTTGAGGTCGTGGTGAAAGGATATTCTACGATCAATGAATGGAAGATGATTTCGAAGGAGGCTACCGGCAGGTTGAATCTGGATAAAGAAAATGGCGGCCTCCGGGGCCTGCGACTGCAACTCCCGGTTAAAAGCCTGAAAAGCGGCACAAGCGCAATGGAGCGGGATGCTTACAGGGCATTAAAAGCAGAAGAATTTCCGGAAATATTCTTTTCATTATCTGAAATTCAGACCCGGGAAACTACGGGACTCATCACTCGCTTTGAGGCCGTGGGCGAATTGACTCTGGCCGGTGTGAAACGAATAGTTCCTGTAAATGCCACCAGCCAGAATATGGATGAAAAACTTGTTATCAAGGGAAATACGCAGATAAAGCTCAGCAACTTTGAGGTTACTCCTCCTTCGGCTATGTTTGGGCTTATAAAATCCGGTGACGAGGTCTCAGTAGAATTCCAGATGGTATTTTAA
- the hppD gene encoding 4-hydroxyphenylpyruvate dioxygenase, translating into MELKEKELATEKGKDFLPLLGTDFIELYVGNAKQAAHFYRTAFGFQPLAYAGPETGVRDRCSYVVRQEKVTFVLTTPLQPNNAIADHIYLHGDGVKVYAITVDDSEDAFKQTVQRGGRPYLEPQTKSDDSGDIVISGIHTYGDTVHLFVERKNYNGIFMPGYEKWESRLETEPVGLKYIDHCVGNVELGKMNVWVEFYEKVMGFKNLISFDDKDISTEYTSLMSKVMSNDNGYIKFPINEPAAGKKKSQIEEYLDFYRSPGVQHVAIATGNILETVTNMQDRGVEFLYVPTSYYDDLLDRVGEIDEEIRDLKKLGILVDRDPHGYLLQIFTKPVVDRPTLFFEIIQRKGAQSFGKGNFKALFEAIEREQERRGNL; encoded by the coding sequence ATGGAACTTAAAGAAAAAGAGTTGGCCACAGAAAAAGGCAAGGACTTCCTGCCACTGTTGGGTACTGACTTTATTGAACTATATGTGGGCAATGCCAAGCAAGCGGCCCACTTTTACCGCACTGCCTTTGGCTTTCAGCCCCTTGCCTATGCCGGCCCGGAAACCGGAGTACGCGATCGCTGCTCCTACGTAGTGCGGCAGGAAAAAGTGACATTCGTGCTCACCACACCTTTGCAGCCCAACAACGCTATTGCCGATCATATTTACCTGCATGGCGATGGCGTGAAAGTCTATGCCATCACGGTGGATGACAGCGAAGATGCCTTTAAACAAACAGTGCAACGCGGTGGCCGGCCCTACCTTGAGCCTCAAACCAAAAGTGATGATAGCGGAGACATTGTGATCTCTGGAATTCATACTTATGGAGATACGGTTCACCTTTTTGTTGAACGCAAAAACTACAATGGTATCTTTATGCCCGGCTATGAAAAATGGGAATCCAGGCTGGAAACAGAGCCGGTAGGACTGAAATATATTGACCACTGCGTAGGCAATGTGGAGCTCGGTAAAATGAACGTCTGGGTAGAGTTTTACGAAAAAGTGATGGGCTTCAAGAACCTTATCTCCTTTGATGACAAAGACATTTCTACCGAATATACTTCACTGATGAGCAAGGTGATGAGCAACGATAACGGCTACATCAAATTCCCGATCAATGAGCCTGCTGCCGGTAAGAAGAAGTCGCAGATTGAAGAATATCTTGATTTCTACCGCAGCCCCGGAGTGCAACATGTAGCTATTGCAACGGGAAATATCCTCGAAACGGTTACTAACATGCAGGATCGTGGTGTGGAATTTCTCTACGTTCCCACTTCTTATTATGACGACCTTCTGGACCGCGTGGGAGAGATAGACGAAGAAATACGCGACCTGAAAAAGCTCGGCATCCTGGTGGATCGCGATCCGCACGGCTACCTGTTGCAGATCTTCACCAAACCTGTTGTGGACCGCCCTACCCTGTTCTTTGAAATTATCCAGCGTAAAGGTGCGCAGTCATTTGGCAAAGGAAATTTCAAGGCACTATTTGAAGCCATAGAAAGAGAACAGGAAAGAAGAGGAAATCTCTGA
- a CDS encoding homogentisate 1,2-dioxygenase — protein MYYHSLGKFPHKRHTVYRKADGSLYHEELVSTEGFSNVYSLVYHNFQPTRILEAEEPYSTEPELAFDKHLKHRSFTTFNVAPADSFLKSREIMLLNNDIIIGVAAPTSFGDYFYKNGAADEMLFIHKGSGRLKSMYGEVPFKYGDYVIIPRGTIYQLEFDSQENRILYCESPTPIVPPERYRNKFGQLLEHSPYYERDIRKPQNLETHNKEGEFKILIKKGHNIYPYIYANHPFDVIGWDGYVYPYAFSIHDFEPITGRIHQPPPVHQTFEARNYVICSFVPRLYDYHPESIPAPYNHSNVDSDELLYYVDGDFMSRKHVEQGMITLHPGGIPHGPHPGTVEKSIGAKETKELAVMIDTFHPLQITKAAIKLENPEYYKSWVE, from the coding sequence ATGTACTACCACAGCCTTGGCAAGTTTCCCCATAAACGCCATACCGTCTATCGCAAAGCGGATGGCAGCCTGTATCATGAAGAGCTGGTTTCCACTGAAGGTTTCTCTAATGTCTATTCACTGGTGTACCACAACTTCCAGCCAACACGAATACTTGAAGCAGAAGAGCCTTACTCTACCGAACCGGAACTGGCCTTTGACAAGCACCTGAAGCACCGGTCATTCACTACTTTCAACGTTGCACCCGCTGACAGCTTCCTGAAAAGCCGCGAGATAATGCTCCTGAACAACGACATTATTATAGGCGTGGCAGCCCCCACAAGCTTTGGAGATTATTTCTATAAAAATGGTGCGGCAGACGAAATGCTGTTTATCCATAAGGGCAGCGGCAGGCTTAAATCCATGTACGGGGAAGTGCCTTTTAAATACGGTGATTACGTCATCATTCCACGCGGAACCATTTACCAACTGGAATTTGACAGCCAGGAGAACCGCATTTTATACTGCGAATCTCCCACGCCCATTGTGCCGCCCGAACGCTACCGGAATAAATTTGGGCAATTGCTGGAACATAGTCCCTATTATGAGCGCGACATCAGAAAGCCTCAAAACCTCGAAACCCATAACAAGGAAGGTGAATTCAAAATTTTAATTAAAAAAGGACACAATATCTATCCTTATATATATGCCAATCATCCTTTTGATGTAATTGGCTGGGATGGCTATGTGTATCCTTATGCCTTCTCCATTCACGATTTCGAGCCTATTACAGGACGCATCCATCAGCCGCCTCCGGTGCATCAAACGTTCGAGGCCCGCAACTACGTTATCTGCTCATTCGTCCCGAGGCTTTATGATTACCATCCGGAATCCATACCCGCACCCTACAATCACAGCAATGTGGATTCTGATGAGTTGCTATATTATGTGGATGGCGACTTTATGAGCCGTAAGCATGTGGAGCAAGGAATGATCACGTTGCACCCCGGTGGCATTCCGCATGGTCCCCATCCCGGCACCGTGGAAAAAAGCATTGGGGCAAAAGAGACAAAAGAACTTGCGGTGATGATTGATACTTTCCATCCGCTTCAGATCACAAAAGCCGCAATCAAGCTCGAAAATCCGGAGTATTACAAATCCTGGGTAGAATAA
- a CDS encoding gliding motility-associated C-terminal domain-containing protein, producing MKRVVFFIIMSLGNPDFIQGQNSFVSRIDKAPSQNDRTVQILGNGDFLLKEVNHNSEEITFFLIRLDACQNVLWSKQLVLNGTGPSTYLQSDINDAGEYLFVVFRLNNEVILISKIEINNGKELWSKKISLTEQQLAEGYEFRNIRSLNIISVSDSGVVIAFPHGKQDPTELIQVIKLNEDGDVEWAVNYEFPFADLMKIMEWQNGDILLFYSCSQLLHISSAGTLQSHSQIVNAFNNCPNARILTADIGPNGKIYAIGNGVHNRFSKDFLFILSNPTQVDSAKSFNLNGNSTLLDPVSLVKSVADSSIVLGFKVYRDGQYRDHIGAKLDLKGDVRWARIFTNFQSGQDGNVEGKRATAIDAGDTGIVTVGFYADGLLGSTTLMKADKNGFVGCGEVDTPVITQNENFHLVSRPFPDIVTNVTIADTTLNIRHLLIEREVSTVCSSRLYPKVDLGNDTVICSGPSLMLTADTNNHPFNFSWNTGAITPAINVDTSGIYYVDVSYNGCMTTDTIKVVFASQLRIETAHEASFCPNDSINLLAAGTAGFPVYWITPASDTILADELTVTSPGIYILRLLDTTICSVANTLLVNRDSLPVSHAGPDTVLCYNQSYTMKGSGGITYKWIPARYLSADSIPNPVAQLPHTQQYHLIVTNEAGCSDTSEVLLKVRPPLEATLSASVITGCAGDSVAFMAMGNGGDSLSYDYFWPQYNVHGQAIRIQIMESGWVKVVLSDGCSELTEDSIFIEVFPSPLAAFSMVPSDTAVVNSRVMFINTSTHAISYFWSIGNTTTTTSSPIHRFEDTGIYHVMLVAYNEWGCPDSAFGNIYIDNSFSIFFPNAFTPGGRNPLFKAVGYNVTRWNLEIYNRWGELIFSTTDFSKGWDGTFKGTACPEGVYVFKAEAWGAGSVREVYKGNIMLVK from the coding sequence GTGAAAAGAGTAGTTTTTTTTATTATTATGAGTTTAGGAAACCCTGATTTTATCCAAGGGCAAAACTCTTTTGTATCAAGAATTGACAAAGCCCCTTCCCAGAATGATAGAACAGTCCAAATACTTGGTAACGGAGACTTCTTACTGAAGGAAGTAAACCATAACTCAGAAGAGATTACTTTTTTCCTGATTAGATTGGATGCCTGTCAGAATGTGTTATGGAGTAAACAATTAGTCCTAAACGGTACTGGCCCATCTACATACTTACAAAGTGACATTAATGATGCAGGGGAATATCTCTTTGTTGTTTTTCGGCTTAATAATGAAGTAATACTTATTTCAAAAATTGAAATAAATAACGGAAAGGAATTGTGGAGCAAAAAGATCAGTTTAACTGAACAACAACTCGCTGAAGGATATGAATTTCGTAATATAAGATCATTAAATATCATATCAGTCTCTGATTCAGGAGTTGTCATTGCCTTTCCACATGGAAAGCAAGACCCAACAGAACTAATTCAGGTAATAAAGTTAAACGAAGATGGAGATGTGGAATGGGCGGTAAATTATGAATTTCCATTTGCTGATTTGATGAAGATTATGGAATGGCAAAATGGGGATATATTGTTGTTTTATTCTTGCTCACAATTATTGCATATCTCGTCTGCTGGAACGCTTCAATCCCATTCCCAGATTGTCAATGCGTTTAACAACTGTCCTAATGCCAGAATACTTACGGCTGATATTGGCCCCAATGGGAAAATCTATGCAATTGGGAATGGGGTGCACAACCGCTTTAGCAAAGATTTTTTATTCATACTGTCTAATCCTACCCAGGTAGATTCAGCTAAAAGCTTTAATTTAAATGGAAATTCGACTTTGCTTGATCCTGTTTCCCTCGTAAAGAGTGTGGCTGATAGTAGCATTGTCTTAGGGTTTAAAGTATATCGGGATGGACAATATAGAGATCATATTGGTGCCAAACTGGATTTGAAAGGGGATGTCAGATGGGCAAGGATTTTTACAAATTTTCAAAGTGGACAAGATGGGAATGTGGAAGGTAAGAGAGCCACCGCAATTGATGCCGGTGACACCGGAATTGTAACAGTTGGTTTCTATGCCGATGGCCTGTTAGGATCAACCACTTTGATGAAGGCTGATAAAAATGGCTTTGTAGGCTGTGGTGAAGTTGATACTCCCGTTATTACTCAAAATGAAAATTTTCACCTTGTCTCAAGGCCATTTCCTGATATAGTGACCAATGTAACGATTGCAGATACTACACTGAATATTAGACATCTTCTTATAGAACGGGAGGTATCAACTGTATGTTCTTCACGCCTATACCCGAAGGTGGATTTGGGGAACGACACCGTCATTTGTAGTGGACCTTCTCTCATGTTAACCGCTGATACGAATAACCATCCATTTAACTTTTCGTGGAATACAGGTGCCATAACTCCGGCAATCAATGTTGATACCAGCGGCATTTATTATGTGGATGTATCGTACAACGGCTGCATGACCACGGATACAATCAAAGTTGTTTTTGCAAGCCAGTTAAGAATTGAAACAGCGCATGAAGCCAGCTTTTGTCCCAACGATTCTATTAATTTACTGGCTGCCGGGACAGCAGGTTTTCCGGTATATTGGATCACACCCGCATCAGATACAATATTAGCCGATGAACTAACAGTCACTTCTCCAGGTATATACATTCTTCGGTTACTGGATACCACTATATGTAGTGTGGCTAACACCCTGCTTGTTAATCGCGATTCATTACCTGTTTCCCATGCTGGCCCCGATACCGTTCTTTGCTACAATCAAAGTTATACGATGAAAGGCTCCGGTGGCATTACCTATAAATGGATACCTGCCCGTTATCTTTCTGCTGATAGTATCCCTAATCCGGTAGCCCAACTGCCGCATACGCAGCAATACCATCTAATTGTTACGAATGAGGCGGGCTGTAGCGATACATCAGAAGTACTGTTAAAGGTACGACCACCCCTAGAAGCAACCTTATCTGCTTCAGTAATAACCGGCTGTGCAGGAGATTCGGTAGCATTCATGGCCATGGGTAATGGTGGCGACTCACTTAGCTATGATTATTTCTGGCCACAGTATAATGTCCATGGTCAGGCTATCCGCATACAAATAATGGAAAGCGGTTGGGTTAAGGTGGTGCTGTCGGATGGTTGCTCTGAACTCACGGAGGACAGCATTTTCATTGAAGTATTTCCTTCTCCACTAGCGGCATTTTCTATGGTTCCTTCCGATACAGCAGTCGTTAACAGTAGAGTTATGTTTATCAATACTAGCACTCATGCTATATCCTATTTTTGGTCAATAGGAAACACCACTACTACCACTTCTTCTCCAATCCATCGCTTTGAGGATACTGGCATATACCATGTTATGCTGGTGGCTTACAACGAGTGGGGATGCCCAGATAGTGCTTTTGGGAATATTTATATAGATAATAGTTTCAGCATTTTTTTTCCGAATGCCTTTACCCCTGGCGGTAGAAACCCGCTCTTCAAGGCGGTAGGATATAACGTAACGAGGTGGAATCTGGAAATTTACAATCGCTGGGGAGAGCTGATCTTTTCCACCACAGACTTCAGTAAAGGTTGGGACGGCACCTTCAAAGGGACTGCCTGCCCCGAAGGTGTCTATGTTTTCAAAGCAGAGGCATGGGGTGCAGGAAGTGTAAGAGAAGTTTACAAAGGAAACATCATGTTGGTAAAGTAA
- the bcp gene encoding thioredoxin-dependent thiol peroxidase: protein MADLQTGDKAPDFTAKNQEGKDVSLKDFKGKKVVLYFYPKDFTSGCTTESENLRDHYPDLLDEGYDVLGVSTDDVESHRKFASTYKLPFSLLADPDKELVNMYGVYGEKNMYGKKYMGVKRTTFIIDEEGRIENIIKKVKNKEHAQQVLNSN from the coding sequence ATGGCAGATCTGCAAACAGGTGATAAAGCTCCCGATTTTACGGCAAAGAACCAGGAAGGAAAGGATGTTTCTCTGAAGGATTTTAAGGGCAAAAAGGTAGTCCTTTATTTTTATCCCAAAGATTTTACAAGCGGCTGTACCACTGAATCTGAAAACCTTCGCGACCACTACCCTGACCTTTTGGATGAAGGCTATGACGTGCTCGGAGTAAGCACTGATGACGTAGAATCGCACAGAAAATTTGCCAGTACCTACAAGCTTCCTTTCAGTCTTCTTGCTGATCCTGACAAGGAATTAGTAAACATGTATGGCGTGTATGGAGAAAAAAACATGTATGGCAAAAAATACATGGGCGTTAAACGAACCACTTTTATTATAGATGAAGAAGGTAGAATCGAGAACATTATTAAAAAGGTAAAAAATAAAGAACACGCTCAGCAAGTGCTGAACAGCAATTAG
- a CDS encoding transketolase family protein, with the protein MKEYPVLNEKATRDGFGDGLYEVAQQNEAIVGLSADLSGSLKMNKFIKEFPERFIQCGVAEANMMGVAAGLTIGGKIPYTATFANFSTGRVYDQIRQSIAYSGKNVKICASHAGLTLGEDGATHQILEDLGMMKMLPHMTVINPCDYNQTKAATMAIADHDGPVYLRFGRPKVPVFIPDNIPFKIGKALKLTEGNDITIVATGHLVWKALEAAKKLSGQGISCEVINIHTIKPLDEEAILESAGKTGRVVTAEEHQRNGGLGESVASALSRYHPCRVEMVAVNDSFGESGQPEELMAKYGLETANVIQACLRVMERKK; encoded by the coding sequence ATGAAGGAATACCCTGTATTAAATGAAAAGGCAACACGTGATGGATTTGGTGACGGTTTGTATGAGGTAGCACAGCAAAACGAAGCTATTGTTGGATTAAGTGCAGATCTTTCAGGTTCGCTGAAAATGAATAAGTTCATTAAAGAATTTCCGGAACGCTTCATTCAATGTGGCGTGGCTGAGGCCAATATGATGGGTGTTGCAGCCGGACTTACCATTGGCGGAAAAATTCCTTATACAGCCACTTTTGCCAATTTCTCAACAGGTCGGGTTTACGACCAGATAAGGCAATCCATTGCATATTCAGGGAAAAACGTGAAGATCTGTGCCTCTCATGCCGGGCTCACACTTGGCGAAGACGGAGCAACCCACCAGATCCTGGAAGACCTCGGTATGATGAAGATGCTGCCGCACATGACGGTAATTAATCCCTGCGATTATAACCAAACCAAAGCCGCGACTATGGCCATTGCTGATCATGATGGTCCTGTTTATCTGCGGTTTGGCAGGCCGAAAGTCCCGGTTTTCATTCCTGACAACATACCGTTTAAAATCGGAAAAGCGCTGAAGCTGACTGAAGGAAATGATATTACTATTGTAGCTACCGGCCATTTGGTTTGGAAAGCTTTGGAAGCCGCTAAAAAACTTAGCGGGCAAGGCATTAGCTGCGAAGTGATCAATATCCACACAATCAAGCCGCTGGACGAAGAGGCGATCCTGGAATCAGCAGGGAAAACCGGCCGCGTTGTGACGGCAGAGGAGCACCAGAGAAATGGCGGGCTCGGTGAAAGTGTGGCAAGTGCCCTGTCCCGGTATCACCCCTGCCGCGTTGAAATGGTAGCCGTGAATGACAGCTTTGGCGAAAGCGGCCAGCCTGAAGAACTGATGGCGAAATATGGACTTGAAACGGCTAATGTTATTCAAGCCTGTCTGCGCGTAATGGAGAGAAAGAAATAA
- a CDS encoding VWA domain-containing protein — protein sequence MIYGGRIIFFLFLMLLALNGHSQSSRGTQKTRILFLLDASGSMYGKWENAQKITAAKSILTALVDSLRYVENVELALRVYGHTSPKGERNCKDTKLEVPFGRTSASEIITKLREIVPRGTTPIAYSLTQAANDFPDASTKNIIILITDGIEECDGDPCAVSVALQKKGVILRPFIIGLGLNTTLMAQFDCVGKFYNAEDPESFKTVLEVVVSHALNNTTAQVNLLDQNGKPTETNVNMTFYDRHNNILINNLYHTMNERGNPDTLTLDPNISYNIQVNTIPPVYKNDVNLTPGKHNVIAIDAPQGDLELKVKGITNYDKLLCVIKPLGRDKILHVQDFNTKEKYIVGKYDIEILCLPRIRMREVEIKQSFTTTIEIPQPGKLSLSSYKDMIGSIYMSKGAGLEWVYNIQGNLRREIIALQPGTYQLVYRFKYANQSFYTKQVQFTISSGGSTQLNIN from the coding sequence ATGATTTACGGAGGCCGGATTATCTTCTTTTTATTTCTTATGTTACTGGCACTGAACGGGCACAGCCAAAGTTCAAGAGGAACGCAGAAAACCCGGATCCTTTTTTTACTGGATGCTTCCGGCAGCATGTACGGCAAATGGGAAAATGCTCAGAAAATTACCGCAGCTAAAAGTATTCTCACAGCGTTGGTGGACAGCCTCCGCTACGTAGAAAATGTAGAACTGGCCTTGCGTGTGTATGGCCATACCAGTCCAAAGGGAGAGCGCAATTGTAAAGACACTAAACTGGAAGTGCCATTTGGCCGCACCAGCGCCTCTGAAATTATTACCAAACTCAGGGAAATAGTGCCCAGGGGTACCACTCCTATTGCGTATTCGCTTACCCAGGCCGCCAATGATTTTCCTGATGCGTCCACTAAAAATATAATTATTTTAATTACCGATGGAATTGAAGAATGCGATGGCGATCCCTGCGCTGTATCTGTAGCCTTGCAGAAGAAAGGCGTAATTCTCCGGCCATTTATAATTGGTCTCGGCCTCAACACTACCCTGATGGCACAATTCGATTGTGTTGGAAAATTTTATAATGCAGAAGATCCCGAATCTTTTAAAACCGTGCTTGAAGTTGTCGTATCTCACGCGCTGAACAATACCACGGCCCAGGTGAACCTGCTTGACCAGAATGGCAAACCCACTGAGACGAATGTCAATATGACCTTCTACGACCGGCACAACAATATATTGATCAACAACCTGTATCATACGATGAATGAGCGGGGCAATCCTGATACCCTGACCCTTGATCCAAACATCAGCTATAATATCCAGGTCAACACCATTCCGCCAGTATATAAAAATGATGTAAACCTTACGCCAGGAAAACATAACGTTATTGCTATTGATGCTCCGCAGGGCGACCTTGAACTGAAGGTAAAGGGCATCACCAATTATGATAAATTGCTTTGCGTAATAAAACCCCTGGGCCGGGATAAAATACTGCACGTCCAAGACTTTAACACGAAGGAAAAATACATTGTAGGAAAATATGATATTGAGATCCTGTGCCTGCCCAGGATACGGATGAGGGAAGTGGAAATAAAACAGAGCTTCACTACCACCATAGAAATTCCCCAACCCGGCAAGCTTTCACTAAGCTCTTATAAGGATATGATCGGGAGTATTTATATGAGCAAAGGCGCTGGACTGGAGTGGGTGTATAACATCCAGGGTAATCTGCGAAGGGAGATCATTGCACTGCAACCCGGTACCTACCAGTTGGTGTACAGGTTCAAATATGCGAATCAATCATTTTATACCAAACAAGTACAATTCACAATATCCTCTGGAGGATCAACACAATTGAATATCAATTAA
- a CDS encoding transketolase, with product MAKQIAPPVNDIEKLISIATQIRRDILRMVHAVQSGHPGGSLGCADYFTALYFHHLKHNPKNFSMNAEGEDIFILSNGHISPVFYSTLARSGYFDTEELGTFRKLNSRLQGHPATEEGLPGIRVATGSLGQGLSVAIGAALAKKLNKDTHLVFSLHGDGELQEGQNWEAFMFAAHHKVDNIIATIDYNGQQIDGKTENVISLGDLHGKLTAFGWLVMEMNGNDMEEVLLKIDQAIENTGEGQPIAIIMTTNMGKGVDFMVDDHQWHGVAPNNEQLEKALAQLKETLGDY from the coding sequence GTGGCAAAACAAATAGCACCTCCTGTAAATGATATTGAAAAATTAATAAGCATAGCCACACAAATCCGGAGAGATATCCTGAGGATGGTGCATGCGGTGCAGTCCGGGCATCCGGGAGGATCTCTGGGTTGTGCCGATTATTTCACTGCACTCTATTTTCATCACTTAAAGCATAATCCGAAAAATTTTTCAATGAATGCTGAAGGTGAGGATATTTTTATTCTTTCAAACGGACACATCTCCCCGGTTTTTTACAGCACTCTGGCCCGCTCCGGATATTTTGACACAGAGGAACTCGGCACTTTCAGGAAGCTGAATTCAAGGCTGCAAGGTCATCCTGCAACGGAAGAAGGACTCCCCGGTATTCGCGTGGCAACAGGTTCCCTCGGCCAGGGCCTGAGTGTAGCCATAGGAGCCGCCCTGGCCAAAAAACTCAATAAAGATACACACCTGGTTTTCTCCCTGCATGGAGATGGTGAACTGCAGGAAGGTCAGAACTGGGAGGCTTTCATGTTTGCCGCGCATCATAAAGTTGACAATATTATTGCTACCATTGATTATAATGGACAACAGATTGATGGCAAAACTGAAAATGTGATCTCACTGGGAGATTTGCATGGCAAGCTGACAGCATTTGGATGGCTGGTGATGGAAATGAATGGCAATGATATGGAAGAAGTTCTCCTGAAGATAGACCAGGCAATAGAAAATACAGGAGAAGGCCAGCCAATTGCGATCATAATGACCACCAATATGGGCAAAGGCGTGGATTTTATGGTGGACGATCATCAATGGCATGGCGTGGCTCCCAATAACGAGCAACTCGAAAAAGCCCTGGCCCAGCTCAAAGAAACCCTTGGGGATTATTGA